In Parus major isolate Abel chromosome 1, Parus_major1.1, whole genome shotgun sequence, the following proteins share a genomic window:
- the CREBZF gene encoding CREB/ATF bZIP transcription factor, with the protein MRHSLTQLLAASAGGASPSGAVWPLAGAGQAPRGRDGGGEGDPGPARPKPQPPPRREPPGAPEPRRQEKEVEAPGGPLEVWEQEDWFPGLELGDLLEAARPDWDLDAELSGCFCGDPEPLPAPGQGPRPAAPGRRSGGAGRPEVAAREARLNRLKKKQYVLGLESRLQGLAAENRQLRDRNRGLSRRLRELERESSYLRAVLANQSALGQLLSRLAGTRAGGLQLSTSLFRDTGSPRRQHQHLQPAGESSDHDYALPSSRPRGLEEAAAVTETEEEWAAPGGICLHVDRDQVSVEFCSICARRAAASFKIFSFRWLPCQAPLCRG; encoded by the exons ATGCGCCACAGCCTCACGCAGCTGTTGGCGGCCTCGGCCGGCGGGGCCAGCCCCTCGGGCGCCGTCTGGCCGCTGGCCGGAGCGGGGCAGGCCCCGAGAGGGCGGGATGGCGGCGGGGAAGGGGACCCGGGCCCCGCGCGGCCCAAACCGCAGCCGCCGCCGCGGCGGGAGCCCCCGGGCGCCCCGGAGCCTCGGCGACAGGAGAAGGAGGTCGAGGCACCCGGCGGCCCGCTGGAGGTGTGGGAGCAAGAGGACTGGTTCCCGGGACTGGAGCTGGGAGACCTGCTGGAGGCGGCCCGGCCGGACTGGGACCTGGACGCGGAGCTGAGCGGCTGCTTCTGTGGGGACCCGGAGCCGCTGCCCGCGCCGGGCCAGGGCCCGCGGCCGGCGGCACCCGGGCGGAGaagcggcggggccgggaggCCGGAGGTCGCAGCCCGGGAAGCGC GGTTGAACCGGCTGAAGAAGAAGCAGTacgtgctggggctggagagccGCCTGCAGGGCCTGGCTGCCGAGAACCGGCAGCTGCGGGACCGCAACCGCGGCCTGAGCCGCCGCCTGcgagagctggagagggagagcagcTACCTGCGGGCTGTGTTGGCGAACCAGAGCgccctggggcagctcctgagCCGCCTGGCCGGCACCCGGGCCGGCGGGCTGCAGCTTAGCACCAGCCTCTTCAGGGACACGGGCAGCCCCCGCCgccagcaccagcacctccagcccgCCGGCGAGAGCAGCGACCACGACTACGCTTTGCCCAgctcccggccccgcggcctggaggaggcggcggcggtGACTGAGACGGAGGAGGAGTGGGCGGCCCCCGGCGGGATCTGCCTGCACGTGGACCGGGATCAGGTGTCGGTGGAGTTCTGCTCCATCTGTGCTCGGCGGGCAGCGGCCTCCTTCAAAAT
- the CCDC89 gene encoding LOW QUALITY PROTEIN: coiled-coil domain-containing protein 89 (The sequence of the model RefSeq protein was modified relative to this genomic sequence to represent the inferred CDS: inserted 4 bases in 2 codons; substituted 2 bases at 2 genomic stop codons) has product MADSTGDPEIVKDMEDLTKGLEELCESSKEWREEAPLLSYLEQHNHLVSILKKKVDDTHECCRDLEQLNMELKKLRAEDAVKDKTQTQGIQYLEGCFIGLVKNHXIMIQFKNEHKKQHMQLWEENKHLWQDREALFRQAVREKEAEVLQLAAQARKLSLQLCSLQEKYAYESHRAREREKELLEAQSQQADAYAXEVDSLKKQLQLLQERHQQAAARAEQAESAEGSXGSELQAKLERAHEEKEQLLKQAMERSKALQDKXEIQKLEKLETVEEVLQRAGRCLEKEAAAADKDLKVQELLGQLEHSNQLFNELLLRLNAYRKHSMDLLTKERAVNVKLHHFVA; this is encoded by the exons ATGGCTGACTCCACAGGTGATCCAGAGATAGTCAAAGACATGGAAGATCTGACAAAAGGGTTGGAGGAGCTCTGTGAGAGCTCTAAGGAGTGGAGAGAGGAGGCACCGCTGCTTTCATACTTAGAACAGCATAATCATCTTGTCTCTATACTGAAGAAGAAAGTGGATGACACACATGAATGCTGCAGAGACCTGGAGCAGCTCAACATGGAGCTGAAGAAACTGAGGGCAGAGGATGCTGTGAAAGATAAAACCCAGACCCAGGGTATTCAGTATTTGGAGGGGTGCTTCATAGGTCTGGTCAAAAACCATTGAATAATGATCCAGTtcaaaaatgaacacaaaaaacAGCACAtgcagctgtgggaggagaACAAGCACCTGTGGCAGGACAGGGAAGCACTCTTCAGGCAGGCTGTGAGGGAGAAGGAAGCTGAAGTACTCCAGCTGGCAGCCCAGGCCAGGAAGCTCTCACTGCAGTTATGCTCCTTGCAGGAGAAATATGCTTATGAGAGTCACAGAGCCCGGGAGCGAGAGAAGGAGTTGCTGGAAGCTCAGAGCCAGCAAGCAGATGCCTATGCCTAGGAGGTGGATTCActgaagaagcagctgcagctcctacAGGAGAGGCACCAACAAGCTGCTGCAAGGGCTGAGCAGGCAGAGTCAGCAGAGGGCTC GGGCAGCGAGCTGCAAGCCAAGCTGGAAAGGGCACACGAAGAGAAAGAGCAGCTACTGAAGCAGGCCATGGAAAGGAGCAAAGCTCTGCAAGATAA GGAGATTCAGAAGCTGGAGAAGCTAGAGACCGTGGAAGAAGTCTTGCAGAGGGCAGGAAGGTGCCTCGagaaagaggcagcagcagcagacaaaGATCTGAAGGTTCAAGAGCTCCTAGGGCAGCTAGAGCACAGCAATCAGCTGTTCAATGAACTCTTGTTGCGGTTGAATGCTTACAGAAAGCACAGTATGGATTTGCTGACTAAAGAGAGAGCTGTGAATGTCAAACTCCATCACTTTGTTGCATAA